The Phormidium sp. PBR-2020 DNA segment GCTATGCTGCCTATATCCTTCATGCTTCCGGTGAACCCCAATGGGTGGACTTGGGAGATTCCGAAACGATTGATAATGCTGCCTTTGCTTTCCTCAATGCCACTCGGGTTCCCAACTCCCAACAATGGACACAAACCACAGGACGACAACTCGATGAGTTACTGATGGCTCCCATTCGTCCTCTACTCGGAGATGCCAGCCATTTACTCCTGTCCCCAGATGGTCAACTCAACTTGATTCCCTTTGCCGCATTGGTGGATGAGGAGAATCGTTATCTGGTGGAATCCTATCAGTTGACCCATTTGACCACCGGACGAGACTTGTTACGACTGCAAAATCCCCGCCCCAGTCGTCAACCGCCCGTGTTGTTCGCTAATCCTGATTATGATGATGCTGATACCTCTGCCGTGACGCAGGTGGCCCGTGCGACTCGGGGAGAGTCTCAACGGTCTCTGGAGATAGAGGATTTACGGTTTGGAGAGTTGCCGGGAACTCAGCGGGAAGTGGATGCTATTGCTCCCCTACTTGATAATCCCATCATTCTCACGGAGGCGGAGGCGACGGAAAATGCTCTCAAACAGGTTCAGGCGCCCAGTATTCTCCATCTGGCGACTCATGGTTTCTTTCTCCAGGATGTGGAGTTTGTACCGCCTCAGCCGACAACGGATTTCACTCGGGGGGAAATTGAACTGGTGACGGATTGGAGCCTCCATAATGCACCGCCCAGTGACCGTCCCCGCAGTAGTGAGAATCCCCTGCTGCGCTCTGGGTTGGCGTTTGCGGGGTTTAATACACGAGACAGTGATGGGGAGGATGGAGTGTTGACGGCCCTGGAAGCGGTGGGGTTGGATTTGCGGGGAACTCGTTTGGTGGTGATGAGTGCTTGTGAGACGGGAGTGGGGGATTTGGCCAATGGTGAGGGGGTTTATGGCTTGCGGCGAGCGTTGGTGATGGCGGGGGCGGAGAGTCAGTTGATGAGTTTGTGGACGGTGGCCGATGAGCAGACGGCGGATTTGATGCGGGATTATTATCAACGGTTGTTGGCAGGGGAGGGTCGCAGTGAGGCGTTGCGGGAGGTGCAGTTGGCCTGGCTCGAACAGGGGGCACATCCCTATTACTGGGCCTCGTTCCTGTTTTCGGGGCAATGGACTCCTATGGATTGAGGGGTGGGTTATCCCCAACCCGGTGGGGCTAGCGTGGGTTCTCCGGTGTTTCCTATCAAGAAAACGTCAACTCCTCATCCCGAACATCGGTCACAAACATATAACCCGGCGCATGGGTAATCGCCAACTCCGGTTGACTTTGAATAATCGCCAACTGTGGCGTCACCCCACAAGCCCAAAACACCGGAATCTCATCCTCATGAATCGTCACCGCCTCCCCAAAATCAGGACTATTGATATTCCTAATTCCCAAGACTTCAGGATTACCAAAATGGAGCGGTGCGCCGTGAGCCTTGGCAAAGCGCCGAGTCACCTCCACCGCCCGAATCGCTTGCTGAGGAGTTAAAGGACGCATCGAAACCACCATATTTCCCGAAAAGCGGCCCGCCGACTGACAGGGAATGGTCGTCTGATACATGGGCACATTTTTACCTTCCTCAATATGACGAACCGGCAACCCCGCCGCCAGCATCACCGACTCAAAGGAAAAAGAACAGCCCAACAGAAAGCCCACAAAATCCCCTTGCCAGAGGTGTCGGATATCCTTCACCTCCTCCACCAATGTCCCCGACCGCCAAACCCGATAGAGAGGCACATCCGTCCGTAAATCCGCCCCCGCTGCCACCTGTTTCGGTTCCGGGTCCCCCACTTCCGTCACATCCAGAATTGGACAGGGTTTGGGGTTGCGGGTACAGAACAACAAAAAATCGAAAGCATCAGACTGGGGTAGAACCACCAAATTGGCTTGGACATATCCCGGCGCTAACCCCGGAGTGGGTTGAGACAGAGTCCCCCCTCGAAAGGCTTCACGAATTTCTCTAGCATTTAAAGAGTTGATTTCTTTCATTTGAGAATTACCAAACTCGTCATTGTTATTGGGCGTCGTTCCTATTTTCGGGGCGATGGACTCCTATGGGTGATTTTACAGAAACGTGAGTGATACCCTCCCACACTGTAATCTTCGATTCTGTGTGGGAGGATGTCACCGAATGTGGCTCAAGAGCTGGGAAGGCGGGGAGGGCTGATTTCGATCCATATCTTAGTAACTCTGTCAAAGTTTTGTCGTCGCCTTCTTGGCCGTTTCATCCTTGACAGAGTTACCCGGACTTCCTCCACTGGGCGCTAGAAGCAGGGTTCAGAGCGGCATTTGCTGGGATTGAGCCATCTTCCGTGACATGATTTCTGCGCAAAGGTGAATAAGTTCGGAGGTTTCAGAAATATCTTTTATCAGTATAAACTCGTAGGGAGAATCCGGGAGTCGTGGCTGCTTACCGGAGAAACTCCCATCACATCCAGGAGGGTTGGACCCATGCAAGTATCGCGACATCTGCTGACTTTGGGGCTATCGACTACATTGGGGCTAGGATTGCCAGGAGTCTTCCCAGTTTTCGCCGGGGAGCCTCATCGACTGGCTCAGTCATCGGTCAATCGGGACTTTGAACCGATTGACATCCGGGGGCAATTGGATGAAACTAGCCGTGTTTTCGATGATAGTAAATACTTTGATATCCATCTTTTTGAGGGAATTGAGGGGCAACAAATTGTCATTGATTTAATCAGTGATGACTTCGATGCTCACTTATCCTTGGCGTCAGCGAGTGACGAAGTTGCGCGGGTTGCTCAAGATAGTTATGGAGGTGAAAATACCAATGCTCAGATTGTTGTTGTTTTGCCAAGGACGGGCGTTTATGGAATTTTCGCAACTTCAGTACAAGGACAAGAAACAGGGAATTACCGACTAACGGCACAAACGTCCACCTCTTCTGAATTTGAACGGGCCGAATTATTAGAAGAAGTCAATCGTCTTAACCAGCAGGTAATAAGACTATATGGAGAAGGTCGTTACCAAGAAGCTATTCCTTTAGCACAACGGGTGCTAGAAATCCGAGAAATCGCCCTGGGAGAGTCTCACCCCCATGTCGCCACCAGCCTCAATAATTTGGCACAACTCTACTATTTTCAGGGAAACTATAATGCCGCCAAACCCCTCTACCGTCGTTCCCTAGAAATCCGAGAAACCGCCCTGGGAGAGTCTCACCCCGATGTTGCTGCCAGCCTCATTGGTTTGGCAGCACTCTACCATGCCCAGGGAAACTATAACGCCGCCGAACCCCTCTACCGTCGTTCCCTAGAAATCTCGGAAATCGCCCTGGGAGAGTCTCACCCCCATGTCGCCACCAGCCTCAATAATTTGGCACAACTCTACAGTGACCAGGGAAACTATAATGCCGCCGAACCCCTGCACCTGCGTGCCCTGGAAATCCGAGAAACCGCCCTGAGAGAGTCTCACCCTGATGTCGCCACCAGCCTCAATAATTTGGCAGCACTCTACCGTGACCAGGGAAACTATAATGCCGCCGAACCCCTTTACCGTCGTTCCCTTGAGATATATGAAATCGCCCTAGGAGAGTATCACCCTGATGTCGCCACCAGCCTCAATAATTTGGCAAATCTCTACCAAGACCAGGGAAACTATAGTGCCGCCGAACCCCTCTTCCGTCGTTCCCTAGAAATCAGAGAAACCACCCTAGGAGAGTATCACCCCTCTGTCGCCATCAGCCTTAATAATTTGGCAAGTCTCTACCAAGCCCAGGGAAACTATAGTGCCGCTGAACCTCTCCTTCGTCGTTCCCTGGAAATTCGGGAAACCACCCTAGTAGAGTCTCATCCAGATGTTGCCCAAAGCCTCAATAACTTGGCAGCACTCTACCATGCCCAGGGAAACTATAACGCCGCCGAACCCCTCTACCGTCGTTCCCTAGAAATCTCGGAAATCGCCCTAGGAGAGTCTCACCCTGATGTCGCCACCAGCCTCAATAATTTGGCAAATCTCTACCAAGACCAGGGAAACTATAATGCCGCCAAACCCCTCTACCGTCGTTCCCTAGAAATCCAAGAAACTGCCCTGGGAGAGTCTCACCCCTCTGTCTCCATAAGCCTCACGGGTTTGGCTCTACTCTACCATTCCCAGGGAAACTATAATGCGGCCGAACGCCTCTTGCGTCGTTCCCTTGATATCCGAGAAACTGCCCTGGGTGAGTCTCACCCCCATATCGCCCTCAGCCTCAATAATTTGGCTCTACTCTACCAAGCCCAAGGAGATACATCACAAAGCCTCAGTTTTCTGCAGCGGGGCTTGGAAATTCAAGAAACGAACCTGGCCCTGAATCTCGCCATCGGCTCAGAAGCCCGCAAACAAGCCTATATTGCTACCCTATCCGGCACAACTCATGCAACGGTCTCCCTCCATCTTCAAGATGCCTCAGACCATCCCGAGGCAGCACGTCTCGCCCTGACCACAGTCCTACGCCGCAAAGGACGCATCCTCGATGCCATGACTGAGACACAACAACTCCTGCGAGATAACCTCAGTCCCGAACTCGCTCCCCTTCTGGATGAGTACACCAACGCCCAAACTCAACTGGCGACTCGCCTCTATGCCGGTTTAGGGAACCAAGACCCTGATGTCTATCGCGCCGAGATAGACACCCTGCGTCAACAGGTGGAACAATTGGAAGATGACCTATCTCGTCGCAGTGCTGAGTTCCGAGTAGCAACGGAACCGGTGGAAATTGAAGCGGTTCAGGCTCTGATTCCCGCTGATGCGGCGTTGGTGGAACTGGTGCAATATTTTCCTTTTGACTTTGCTTCCCGCACCCGAGGAATGTCTCGCTACGCTGCCTATATCCTCCATGCTTCCGGCGAACCCCAATGGGTGGACTTAGGAGATGCCGAGATGATTGACAATGCCGCTTTTGCTTTCCTCAATGCCACTCGGGTTCCCAACTCCGAGCAATGGACACAAACCACAGGACGAGAACTGGATGAGTTGCTGATGGCTCCCATTCGTCCTCTACTGGGGGATGCTACTCATCTACTCCTGTCCCCAGATGGTCAACTGAACTTAATTCCCTTTGCGGCACTGGTGGATGAGGAGAATCGTTATTTGGTGGAATCCTATCAGTTAACTCATTTGACCACCGGACGAGACTTGTTACGACTGCAATATCCCCGTCCCAGTCGTCAACCGTCGGTGTTGTTCGCTAATCCTGATTATGATGATGCTGATACCTCTGGCGTGGCGCAGGTGGCCAGTGCGACTCGGGGAGAGTCTCAACGGTCAATGGAGATAGAGGATTTACGGTTTGGAAAACTGCCGGGGACTCAGCGGGAGGTGGAGGCCATTGCGCCTCTTCTAGACAATCCCATCATTCTCACGGGGGCGGAGGCGACGGAAAATGCTCTCAAACAGGTTCAGGCGCCCAGTATTCTCCATCTGGCAACCCATGGCTTCTTTCTCCAGGATGTGGAGTTTGTGCCGCCTCAGCCCAGTCCTTATGACAGTCGTGGTGACATTCTTGTGGTGACGGGGTCACAGCCGGGGCAGTTTTTGGCTCCCCCCAGTGACCGTCCTACGAGTAGTGAGAATCCCCTGCTGCGCTCTGGGTTGGCGTTTGCGGGGTTTAATACCCGAGATAGTGATGGGGAGGATGGGGTGTTGACGGCCCTGGAAGCGGTGGGGTTGGATTTGCGGGGAACTCGTTTGGTGGTGATGAGTGCTTGTGAGACGGGGGTGGGAGATGTGGCCAATGGTGAGGGGGTTTATGGCTTGCGGCGAGCCTTGGTGATGGCGGGGGCTGAGAGTCAGTTGATGAGTTTGTGGAAGGTGGCCGATGAGCAGACGGCGGATTTGATGCGGGATTATTATCAACGC contains these protein-coding regions:
- a CDS encoding putative hydro-lyase, whose amino-acid sequence is MKEINSLNAREIREAFRGGTLSQPTPGLAPGYVQANLVVLPQSDAFDFLLFCTRNPKPCPILDVTEVGDPEPKQVAAGADLRTDVPLYRVWRSGTLVEEVKDIRHLWQGDFVGFLLGCSFSFESVMLAAGLPVRHIEEGKNVPMYQTTIPCQSAGRFSGNMVVSMRPLTPQQAIRAVEVTRRFAKAHGAPLHFGNPEVLGIRNINSPDFGEAVTIHEDEIPVFWACGVTPQLAIIQSQPELAITHAPGYMFVTDVRDEELTFS
- a CDS encoding CHAT domain-containing protein — its product is MQVSRHLLTLGLSTTLGLGLPGVFPVFAGEPHRLAQSSVNRDFEPIDIRGQLDETSRVFDDSKYFDIHLFEGIEGQQIVIDLISDDFDAHLSLASASDEVARVAQDSYGGENTNAQIVVVLPRTGVYGIFATSVQGQETGNYRLTAQTSTSSEFERAELLEEVNRLNQQVIRLYGEGRYQEAIPLAQRVLEIREIALGESHPHVATSLNNLAQLYYFQGNYNAAKPLYRRSLEIRETALGESHPDVAASLIGLAALYHAQGNYNAAEPLYRRSLEISEIALGESHPHVATSLNNLAQLYSDQGNYNAAEPLHLRALEIRETALRESHPDVATSLNNLAALYRDQGNYNAAEPLYRRSLEIYEIALGEYHPDVATSLNNLANLYQDQGNYSAAEPLFRRSLEIRETTLGEYHPSVAISLNNLASLYQAQGNYSAAEPLLRRSLEIRETTLVESHPDVAQSLNNLAALYHAQGNYNAAEPLYRRSLEISEIALGESHPDVATSLNNLANLYQDQGNYNAAKPLYRRSLEIQETALGESHPSVSISLTGLALLYHSQGNYNAAERLLRRSLDIRETALGESHPHIALSLNNLALLYQAQGDTSQSLSFLQRGLEIQETNLALNLAIGSEARKQAYIATLSGTTHATVSLHLQDASDHPEAARLALTTVLRRKGRILDAMTETQQLLRDNLSPELAPLLDEYTNAQTQLATRLYAGLGNQDPDVYRAEIDTLRQQVEQLEDDLSRRSAEFRVATEPVEIEAVQALIPADAALVELVQYFPFDFASRTRGMSRYAAYILHASGEPQWVDLGDAEMIDNAAFAFLNATRVPNSEQWTQTTGRELDELLMAPIRPLLGDATHLLLSPDGQLNLIPFAALVDEENRYLVESYQLTHLTTGRDLLRLQYPRPSRQPSVLFANPDYDDADTSGVAQVASATRGESQRSMEIEDLRFGKLPGTQREVEAIAPLLDNPIILTGAEATENALKQVQAPSILHLATHGFFLQDVEFVPPQPSPYDSRGDILVVTGSQPGQFLAPPSDRPTSSENPLLRSGLAFAGFNTRDSDGEDGVLTALEAVGLDLRGTRLVVMSACETGVGDVANGEGVYGLRRALVMAGAESQLMSLWKVADEQTADLMRDYYQRLLAGEGRSEALREVQLDWLSRGKHPYYWASFLFSGQWTPMGDFTEK